Proteins from a genomic interval of Polaribacter sejongensis:
- the ppk2 gene encoding polyphosphate kinase 2 has product MDKEKKASAKKKKFNYDEELKILHTELVHMQEWVKSQGLKVVILFEGRDASGKGGTIKRFTEPLNPRICKVVALGVPTEKEKSQWYFQRYVQYLPAAGEIVLFDRSWYNRAGVEKVMGFCTNDEYDEFLRSCPEFERMLVRSGIIVLKYWFSVSDEEQEKRFKNRISNPLKRWKFSPMDLQSRSRWLEYSEAKDKMFAHTDTKQVPWFVVNSDNKKKARLNCISHMLSKIPYEQMDIKPIELPPLPDSKAYVRPPMDYQTFVPEKF; this is encoded by the coding sequence ATGGATAAAGAAAAGAAGGCTAGCGCTAAGAAAAAGAAATTTAATTACGACGAAGAATTAAAAATATTGCACACAGAATTGGTGCACATGCAAGAGTGGGTTAAAAGCCAAGGGTTAAAAGTAGTCATCCTTTTTGAAGGAAGAGATGCTTCTGGAAAAGGAGGAACTATAAAACGTTTTACAGAACCTTTAAACCCTAGAATTTGTAAAGTAGTTGCTTTGGGTGTTCCTACTGAAAAAGAAAAATCTCAATGGTATTTTCAACGTTATGTGCAATATTTGCCAGCTGCAGGAGAAATTGTACTTTTTGATAGAAGCTGGTACAATAGAGCAGGAGTAGAGAAAGTAATGGGCTTTTGTACGAATGATGAATATGATGAATTTTTACGTTCTTGTCCAGAATTTGAACGTATGTTAGTTAGATCTGGCATTATTGTTTTAAAATATTGGTTTTCTGTTAGTGATGAAGAACAAGAAAAACGTTTTAAAAATAGAATTTCTAATCCTTTAAAACGATGGAAATTTAGTCCGATGGATTTACAATCACGCTCGCGTTGGTTAGAATATTCTGAAGCAAAAGATAAAATGTTTGCGCATACAGATACCAAACAAGTTCCTTGGTTTGTCGTAAACTCTGATAACAAAAAGAAGGCGAGATTAAATTGCATTAGCCACATGTTAAGTAAGATTCCTTATGAACAAATGGACATAAAACCAATTGAGTTACCTCCTTTACCTGATAGTAAAGCGTATGTAAGACCACCAATGGATTATCAAACATTTGTGCCAGAAAAATTTTAA
- the trxA gene encoding thioredoxin: protein MEIQLEQIDVKNIIENNSNVLFDFYAEWCGPCQTLLPTINKLADELKDDVVIKKINVDDYPELAAKYSVRNIPTLIFFKNGEPADRHTGLITERNLRSKIDRLK from the coding sequence ATGGAAATTCAATTAGAACAAATAGACGTAAAAAATATTATAGAAAACAACAGCAATGTATTGTTCGATTTTTATGCAGAATGGTGTGGACCTTGTCAGACTTTATTACCAACTATCAACAAATTAGCAGACGAATTAAAAGACGATGTAGTCATCAAAAAAATAAATGTTGATGATTACCCAGAATTAGCAGCAAAGTATAGTGTAAGAAACATACCAACGTTAATTTTCTTTAAAAATGGTGAGCCTGCAGACAGACATACGGGTTTAATTACAGAAAGAAATTTAAGAAGTAAAATAGACAGACTAAAATAA
- a CDS encoding Crp/Fnr family transcriptional regulator, with product MTGNIELTNFIKKNIHIDDEDLKIVLSYFKTIKKKKNEILLSNGKNSQVSYFVKKGCLRLFYINEEGKDVTRYIAFENQFATELVSFITNEPAQETIQVIENSELLYITHDDFRHLMTIVPKWKDFYSIYLEKAYVNNSKRLISFTTLDASERYKQLFKINPNIVKRLPNKIVASYINISQETLSRIKSKI from the coding sequence ATGACAGGCAATATAGAACTCACGAATTTCATAAAAAAGAATATACATATTGATGATGAAGATTTGAAAATCGTGTTGTCTTATTTTAAAACAATTAAAAAAAAGAAGAATGAAATTTTGCTTTCCAATGGAAAAAATAGTCAGGTTAGTTATTTTGTAAAAAAAGGTTGCTTAAGACTATTTTATATCAATGAAGAAGGAAAAGACGTAACACGTTATATTGCTTTTGAAAATCAGTTTGCTACAGAACTGGTTAGTTTTATAACCAATGAACCTGCGCAAGAAACGATTCAGGTTATTGAGAACAGTGAACTTCTATACATTACTCATGATGATTTTAGGCATCTTATGACGATTGTTCCTAAATGGAAAGATTTTTATAGCATCTATTTAGAAAAGGCATATGTAAATAATTCTAAGAGATTGATCTCATTTACTACACTAGATGCATCAGAAAGATACAAGCAATTATTCAAGATAAATCCAAATATTGTAAAACGTTTACCAAACAAAATTGTAGCTTCTTATATTAATATTTCACAAGAAACGTTGAGTAGGATAAAATCTAAAATTTAA
- a CDS encoding carboxymuconolactone decarboxylase family protein: MSTFNVPTKNEVSENNQAIFNQLEKGLGFVPNLYAAFAHSETALGNFLAIGQGKTSFSAKEKEVINLAVSQVNECVYCLSAHTAIGKMNGFTEEQILELRTGNASFDAKLDALAKFARSVALNRGAATTEAVENLYAAGYTKGNLADAIILIGEITITNYFHKTTDVAVDFPVAQTLEVATI; encoded by the coding sequence ATGAGCACATTTAACGTACCAACAAAAAACGAAGTATCAGAAAACAACCAAGCAATTTTTAACCAATTAGAAAAAGGACTAGGTTTTGTACCCAACTTATACGCAGCATTTGCACACAGTGAAACTGCATTAGGTAACTTTTTAGCAATAGGACAAGGTAAAACTAGTTTTTCTGCTAAAGAAAAAGAAGTAATCAACTTAGCGGTAAGCCAGGTTAACGAATGTGTGTATTGTTTATCTGCTCACACTGCAATTGGTAAAATGAATGGTTTTACAGAAGAGCAAATCTTAGAATTAAGAACAGGAAATGCTTCTTTTGACGCAAAATTAGACGCCTTAGCAAAGTTTGCAAGAAGTGTAGCACTTAATAGAGGAGCTGCAACAACAGAAGCAGTAGAAAACTTATATGCAGCAGGGTACACAAAAGGAAACCTGGCAGATGCAATTATCTTAATAGGAGAAATTACCATTACCAATTACTTTCATAAAACAACAGATGTTGCAGTAGATTTCCCTGTAGCACAAACTTTAGAAGTAGCAACAATTTAA
- a CDS encoding MbnP family protein: MKNLKKYLLASLISLSIISCSEDSIPVANNVTLEFNNTFNETTIVLGDQTSAEATINTSSENQTHHFEELKYVISNIRLIDVEGNEFPYNVNNLDEGATIIDQSKTATLQYVLTDIPTDEYTQIKFGLGVKSELNTLNEEQFPNFYAAAGANDTEMHWEWGTGYRFTKIEGFYGTENNELSFHSGSTVEGTSGEESTYTQGVDAYRDITLDLSTSAVVGNNAPTIKIKADFDKFLSGESNTITLVSTEDITNNATPSAHTATEMMKFVDNIGGNGGTDIEGMFSIESVEN; encoded by the coding sequence ATGAAAAATTTAAAAAAATATCTTTTAGCATCACTTATATCATTATCAATCATTTCTTGTAGTGAAGACAGTATTCCTGTTGCAAATAATGTAACACTAGAGTTTAACAACACATTCAATGAAACTACTATTGTTTTAGGAGACCAAACATCTGCAGAAGCAACAATAAATACTTCTTCAGAAAATCAAACACATCATTTTGAAGAACTAAAATATGTAATTAGCAACATTCGTCTTATAGATGTAGAGGGTAATGAGTTTCCTTATAACGTAAATAATTTAGATGAAGGAGCAACTATTATAGATCAATCTAAAACAGCAACTTTACAATATGTTTTAACAGATATTCCTACGGATGAATACACGCAGATAAAATTTGGATTAGGAGTAAAATCTGAATTAAATACTTTAAATGAAGAACAATTCCCTAATTTTTATGCAGCAGCAGGAGCAAATGATACAGAAATGCATTGGGAATGGGGAACAGGTTACCGTTTTACAAAAATTGAAGGTTTTTATGGTACAGAAAACAATGAATTATCTTTTCACTCTGGAAGTACTGTTGAAGGTACAAGCGGAGAAGAAAGTACTTACACACAAGGTGTTGATGCTTATAGAGATATTACATTAGATCTTTCTACATCTGCAGTTGTTGGTAATAATGCACCAACAATTAAAATTAAAGCAGATTTTGATAAATTTTTAAGCGGAGAAAGTAATACTATAACATTAGTTTCTACGGAAGATATTACAAACAATGCTACGCCAAGTGCTCATACAGCTACAGAAATGATGAAATTTGTAGATAATATTGGAGGTAATGGAGGTACAGATATTGAAGGAATGTTCTCTATAGAAAGTGTAGAAAACTAA
- a CDS encoding sugar kinase, producing the protein MNQIITFGEVLMRISPSGNKKFIQSNQVEFYFGGTELNVGISVANFGQDVKHISCVSDDFIGDTAISFLRKFDVSTSAIVRSSRPLGVYFLEVGAVMRPSSISYNRSHSSFSEIQPEMVDWEKSLKKGKWFHWTGITPALCKGGYETLKEGLILAQKKGMGISVDPTYRSGLWKWGGIPKEVLSELVNYSTVFIGGVNEINELLETNYSYSNDDFIEASKQLMETYPTIEKVFDKIRTSINSSWHKIRARMWNGKEFKETQDLDITHIVDRIGTGDAFAAGIIHGLQKLDDYKAMQFGSAACAIKHTYLGDINYANEKEVMSILEGNTTGRLQR; encoded by the coding sequence ATGAATCAGATAATTACATTTGGAGAGGTTTTAATGCGAATTTCACCTTCAGGAAACAAAAAATTTATTCAATCTAACCAAGTAGAATTTTATTTTGGTGGTACCGAATTAAATGTTGGTATTTCTGTAGCCAATTTTGGACAAGATGTAAAACATATTTCATGTGTTTCTGATGATTTTATAGGTGATACAGCAATTTCTTTTCTAAGAAAATTTGATGTTAGTACTTCTGCAATTGTTCGCTCTAGCAGACCTTTAGGTGTTTATTTTTTAGAAGTTGGTGCTGTTATGAGACCGAGCTCTATTTCTTATAATAGATCGCATTCTTCTTTTTCTGAAATTCAACCAGAAATGGTAGATTGGGAAAAGTCTTTAAAAAAAGGAAAATGGTTTCATTGGACAGGTATCACTCCTGCGCTTTGTAAAGGTGGTTATGAAACTTTAAAAGAAGGATTAATTCTTGCCCAAAAAAAAGGTATGGGAATTTCTGTGGATCCAACGTACAGAAGTGGGTTATGGAAATGGGGAGGTATTCCAAAAGAAGTTTTATCTGAATTAGTGAATTATTCTACCGTTTTTATTGGTGGTGTTAACGAAATTAATGAACTTTTAGAAACCAATTACTCTTACTCTAACGACGATTTTATTGAGGCTAGTAAACAGTTAATGGAAACATATCCTACCATAGAAAAAGTGTTCGATAAAATTAGAACTTCTATCAATTCTTCTTGGCATAAAATTAGAGCGAGAATGTGGAATGGTAAAGAATTTAAAGAAACTCAAGATTTAGACATTACGCATATTGTAGACAGAATTGGAACTGGTGATGCTTTTGCAGCCGGAATAATACATGGTCTACAAAAACTTGATGACTATAAAGCGATGCAATTTGGTAGTGCTGCTTGCGCCATTAAGCATACCTATTTAGGTGATATTAATTACGCAAACGAAAAAGAAGTAATGAGTATTCTAGAAGGAAACACTACTGGAAGATTACAGCGATAA
- a CDS encoding cytochrome-c peroxidase, with translation MKKILLSFFIIQLISSCTKEDVYEPFIFDNPEIEISIPVNFPELNTSFYANVPTKYGVELGEKLFNEKRLSADNTISCSSCHMQENAFADHNEKGIGIEGRIGLRNAPPIQNMAFMQFYNWDGNKLVLENQPLVPIITFVEMDSSILEVIGKIENEEEYLNLFYNAFGYKEITADRIYNSIGQFEYTLISANSKYDKVKRQEGEEYTDEEAQGYQTFQDKCASCHSSELFTDQSFRNIGFPINPDSEEGGRSRVTGEIDDYMRFRVPSLRNIEYTAPYGSFGQFATLKEVLDYLDNGVLDADNLDPILKDNGNRIPLTENEKENLISFLNTLSDTDFITK, from the coding sequence ATGAAAAAAATACTACTGAGTTTCTTTATCATACAGCTAATTTCATCTTGTACTAAAGAAGATGTCTATGAGCCTTTTATTTTTGACAACCCAGAAATAGAAATAAGTATTCCGGTAAATTTCCCAGAATTAAATACTTCATTTTATGCCAACGTTCCTACAAAATATGGAGTTGAATTAGGTGAAAAATTATTTAATGAAAAGAGGTTAAGTGCAGATAATACAATTTCTTGTTCTAGTTGTCATATGCAAGAAAATGCTTTTGCAGATCATAACGAAAAAGGAATTGGTATAGAAGGTAGAATAGGGCTACGTAACGCACCTCCTATTCAAAATATGGCATTTATGCAATTTTATAATTGGGATGGAAATAAACTGGTTTTAGAAAACCAACCGTTAGTTCCTATTATTACTTTCGTAGAAATGGATTCTTCTATTTTAGAGGTTATTGGCAAAATTGAAAATGAAGAAGAATATCTAAATTTATTTTACAATGCTTTTGGTTATAAAGAAATTACTGCCGATAGAATTTATAATAGTATTGGTCAGTTTGAATATACATTAATTTCTGCCAATAGTAAATATGATAAAGTAAAGAGACAAGAGGGAGAAGAATATACCGATGAAGAAGCACAAGGATATCAAACTTTTCAAGACAAATGTGCAAGTTGCCATAGTTCCGAATTGTTTACAGACCAAAGTTTTAGAAACATTGGCTTCCCTATTAATCCTGATTCAGAAGAAGGCGGACGCTCTAGAGTTACCGGAGAAATAGATGATTATATGCGTTTTAGAGTACCTTCTTTACGTAACATAGAATACACTGCTCCTTATGGAAGTTTTGGACAATTTGCTACTTTAAAAGAAGTCTTAGATTATTTAGACAATGGTGTTTTAGATGCCGATAATTTAGATCCTATTTTAAAAGATAACGGAAATAGAATTCCACTTACAGAAAACGAAAAAGAGAACCTTATTTCATTTCTAAACACCTTAAGTGATACTGATTTTATAACAAAATAA
- a CDS encoding cupredoxin domain-containing protein — MKKVIAILVIVLGFAFNTNAQEVKTVSLEQTKGEFTQKQLTLSEGTYVFEVANNNVGHNVGFVLAPKADVKAHIKNAYVTAQVKNNTKESSKEVTLKKGEYVYFCPLNPTPQYTLIVE, encoded by the coding sequence ATGAAAAAAGTAATCGCAATTTTAGTAATAGTTTTAGGTTTCGCATTCAATACAAATGCACAAGAAGTAAAAACAGTTTCATTAGAACAAACCAAAGGTGAGTTTACTCAGAAACAACTTACATTATCTGAAGGAACTTATGTTTTTGAAGTAGCAAACAACAATGTTGGTCATAATGTAGGATTTGTTTTAGCTCCAAAAGCAGATGTAAAAGCACACATTAAAAACGCATATGTTACTGCACAAGTAAAAAATAACACCAAAGAAAGCTCTAAAGAAGTAACGCTTAAAAAAGGTGAATATGTTTATTTCTGTCCTTTAAACCCTACACCACAATATACTTTAATAGTAGAATAG
- a CDS encoding TonB-dependent receptor plug domain-containing protein — MKGITIAILLLATLANAQTVEKKKDSLGGILDEVIIIAAKKKKIETDMKMAVSVDEFLASSDNISFIKRGAYAWEPLLNNMSTERSIITIDGMHVFGACTDKMDPVTSYVESNNLSDIDIKSGQEGSLHGATIAGSIDLKRKSTAFTIGENYKGAYQTGFEFNNKQFFNLANASYSSDKLVVDGSISNRKAENYTDGNNDEVQHSQFEKLNASLGVAYKTSDLSSLRVDAIFDRAKNVGFPALPMDLSLSRALITSVSYKQFFEKGIVKVWDTKLYFNAVEHYMDDTTRPENLVHMDMPGWSTTYGLVSKVNLQKDNLSSEVQLNAYNNLSIAEMRMYPQDRSERTMFAYSWPWVTTTYAGISMSNLWDISDTSQLSFGGSLGVNYNYSKYVEFNWIFHPGTPQEKTRFLPSLNASYHLNVGDFDFSVGGGYGHRAPSVSEAYGYYIYNSFDRYDYIGNPDLKNEISYETNISAGFKNEKMSVNAKVNYFYIENYIIGKILSLGSPMNYQSVGVKGYTSLDYATLFNFSLNTNYSILDNLHWKGTLTYARGLDDSQNNLPFIRPLSYQTSLHFSHKKFSFSTSLNGDFDQKHYSPEYGEDETPSYKNWNVSADYTFYINNYKTVFQVGAENLFNEYYSTYADWGNIPRMGRNIFTSLEINF, encoded by the coding sequence ATGAAAGGAATAACGATAGCAATCCTATTATTAGCCACTTTGGCAAATGCACAGACTGTTGAGAAAAAAAAAGATAGTTTAGGAGGCATCTTAGATGAAGTAATAATTATAGCCGCTAAAAAAAAGAAAATAGAAACAGACATGAAAATGGCAGTTTCTGTAGATGAATTTTTAGCTTCTTCAGACAACATCAGTTTTATTAAACGTGGTGCCTATGCATGGGAACCGCTGCTTAATAATATGAGCACAGAACGTTCTATAATTACCATAGATGGTATGCATGTTTTTGGAGCTTGTACCGATAAAATGGATCCGGTAACGTCTTATGTAGAAAGTAATAATTTATCTGATATTGATATAAAATCAGGACAAGAGGGTAGTTTGCACGGAGCAACAATTGCTGGTAGCATCGATTTGAAAAGGAAAAGTACCGCATTTACAATTGGGGAGAATTACAAAGGTGCTTACCAAACAGGATTCGAGTTTAACAACAAACAGTTTTTTAACCTTGCAAACGCCTCTTATTCTAGTGACAAATTAGTAGTAGATGGAAGTATCTCTAACAGAAAAGCAGAAAACTATACTGACGGTAATAATGACGAAGTACAACATTCTCAGTTCGAAAAATTGAATGCTTCTTTAGGAGTTGCTTACAAAACGAGTGATTTATCATCTCTAAGAGTAGATGCAATTTTTGATAGAGCTAAGAATGTTGGTTTCCCTGCATTACCAATGGATTTGTCATTATCTAGAGCATTAATTACATCGGTTTCCTACAAGCAATTTTTCGAAAAAGGAATTGTAAAAGTATGGGATACTAAACTGTATTTTAATGCGGTTGAACATTATATGGATGATACAACCAGACCAGAAAATTTAGTTCATATGGATATGCCTGGTTGGAGTACAACATATGGTTTGGTATCTAAAGTAAATCTTCAAAAAGACAATTTATCTTCAGAAGTGCAACTGAATGCCTACAACAATTTATCTATTGCAGAAATGCGTATGTATCCACAAGACAGAAGTGAGCGAACCATGTTTGCATATAGCTGGCCTTGGGTTACAACAACCTATGCAGGTATTTCTATGAGCAATTTATGGGACATTTCTGATACAAGTCAATTAAGTTTTGGAGGTTCTTTAGGTGTCAATTACAATTATTCTAAATACGTAGAATTCAATTGGATTTTTCACCCAGGAACGCCACAAGAAAAAACAAGATTTTTACCAAGTTTGAATGCAAGTTATCATTTAAATGTAGGAGATTTTGATTTTTCTGTTGGTGGTGGTTATGGTCATAGAGCGCCTTCTGTTTCCGAAGCTTATGGATATTATATCTACAACAGTTTCGATCGGTACGATTACATCGGAAATCCAGATTTAAAGAATGAAATTTCTTATGAAACCAATATAAGTGCTGGTTTTAAAAATGAAAAAATGAGTGTAAATGCCAAAGTAAACTACTTTTATATTGAGAATTATATTATCGGAAAAATTTTAAGTTTAGGAAGCCCAATGAACTATCAGTCGGTTGGAGTAAAAGGATATACGTCTTTAGACTATGCAACACTTTTTAATTTTTCTTTAAATACAAACTACTCTATTTTAGATAATTTACATTGGAAAGGAACGCTAACCTATGCTAGAGGTTTAGATGACAGTCAAAATAACCTACCATTTATACGTCCGTTAAGTTATCAAACTTCATTGCATTTTTCTCATAAAAAGTTCAGTTTTAGCACTTCACTTAATGGAGATTTTGATCAGAAACATTACAGTCCGGAATATGGAGAAGATGAAACACCTTCATACAAAAATTGGAATGTTTCTGCAGATTATACTTTTTACATCAATAATTACAAAACAGTTTTTCAAGTAGGTGCAGAAAACTTGTTTAACGAATATTACAGCACCTACGCAGATTGGGGAAATATCCCAAGAATGGGACGTAACATTTTTACGTCTTTAGAAATCAATTTTTAA
- the ribB gene encoding 3,4-dihydroxy-2-butanone-4-phosphate synthase — translation MVLTELDTLRMFGNDSKERLEKALIHLQNGNGIILMDDEDRENEGDLVFSAHHMTNNQMALMIRKCSGIVCLCLPNKKADALELPYMVKENTSSYQTPFTVSIEAREGVTTGVSAKDRLTTIKAASKENAKSYDLAKPGHIFPLRAKDNGVLERKGHTEGSVDLMKLAGLKPEAVLCELMNDDGTMAKIDTILEFANEHNLMVLSIQDIIHYRKFVRDYK, via the coding sequence ATGGTACTTACAGAATTAGATACATTAAGAATGTTTGGTAATGATAGTAAAGAGCGATTAGAAAAAGCGCTTATACATCTTCAAAATGGAAATGGAATTATCTTAATGGACGATGAGGATAGGGAAAATGAAGGAGATTTGGTATTTTCTGCACATCATATGACCAATAATCAAATGGCACTTATGATTCGGAAATGTAGTGGTATTGTTTGTCTTTGTTTACCTAATAAAAAAGCCGATGCATTAGAGTTACCTTATATGGTAAAAGAAAATACAAGTAGCTACCAAACACCTTTTACAGTTTCAATTGAGGCAAGAGAAGGCGTTACTACAGGGGTTTCTGCCAAAGACAGGTTAACAACAATAAAAGCTGCGAGTAAAGAAAATGCTAAAAGCTACGATTTAGCAAAACCTGGACATATTTTTCCTTTAAGAGCCAAAGATAATGGTGTTTTAGAAAGAAAAGGTCATACGGAAGGAAGCGTAGATTTAATGAAATTAGCGGGTTTAAAACCAGAAGCTGTACTGTGTGAATTAATGAACGATGATGGAACAATGGCAAAAATTGACACCATTTTAGAGTTTGCGAATGAGCATAATTTGATGGTGCTATCTATACAAGATATTATTCATTATCGTAAATTTGTAAGAGACTACAAATAG
- a CDS encoding alpha/beta fold hydrolase yields MLNYYSYPHTTSKEWVTFVHGAGGSSSIWFKQVRDFRKHFNVLILDLRGHGDSKPTLKDTFKAKYTFDSITADIVEVIDHLKIKKSHFIGISLGTILIRNLAEKRPELVKSMIMGGAIIKMNFRSQVLMKVGNIFKSVVPYMLLYKLFAFIIMPKKNHKNSRLLFVNEAKKLYQKEFLRWFKLTSEINPLLRIFRTKDIKIPTLYVMGAEDHLFLPSIKNIVSKHVTASLFVIENCGHVVNVEQPEMFNNQTIRFITSL; encoded by the coding sequence TTGCTAAACTACTATTCATATCCGCATACAACCTCTAAAGAATGGGTTACTTTTGTTCATGGAGCCGGAGGAAGTAGTTCTATTTGGTTTAAACAAGTAAGAGACTTTAGAAAACATTTTAACGTTTTAATTTTAGATTTACGTGGTCATGGAGATAGCAAACCAACACTAAAAGATACTTTTAAAGCAAAATATACTTTCGATTCTATTACAGCAGATATTGTTGAAGTAATTGATCACTTAAAAATTAAAAAATCTCATTTTATTGGTATTTCTTTAGGTACCATTTTAATAAGAAATCTTGCTGAAAAAAGACCAGAATTGGTAAAAAGCATGATTATGGGAGGTGCCATTATAAAAATGAATTTTCGCTCTCAAGTTTTAATGAAAGTTGGTAATATCTTTAAATCTGTAGTGCCTTATATGTTGCTTTACAAACTCTTTGCATTTATTATTATGCCAAAGAAAAATCATAAAAACTCTCGATTACTGTTTGTTAACGAAGCGAAGAAATTATATCAAAAAGAATTTTTACGTTGGTTTAAATTAACATCAGAAATCAATCCTTTACTCCGTATTTTTAGAACAAAAGATATTAAAATCCCTACATTATATGTAATGGGAGCCGAAGATCATTTGTTTTTACCTTCTATAAAAAACATCGTTTCAAAACATGTAACTGCATCACTTTTTGTAATTGAAAATTGCGGTCATGTGGTAAATGTAGAACAGCCAGAAATGTTTAACAACCAAACAATCCGTTTTATTACATCTTTATAA
- a CDS encoding helix-turn-helix domain-containing protein produces the protein MAVQDIVKYSFKETFSVSTVQFEKACTIDHSVQQNAYSIYWIQEGKGTYNIDFEQYTFEDNVLFFLSPGQVFTVDSEQIKTAYKLTFVRDFYCIQTHDQEVACNGILFNNIYETPFVKPCEKDTAKLNFILESLIEEFQQDETAQYDMLQSYLKQFIISAVRVKKENHVIKEDTETRLFKDFSLLVEQNFRTMHSVTEYANRLGLSPKSISKHFQKLGAKTPSDFIKNRILLEAKRLLIYTDKTVKEIAFELGFNDPAYFTRFFTKAISKSPLQFKKDY, from the coding sequence ATGGCAGTTCAAGACATTGTAAAATATTCCTTTAAAGAAACCTTTTCTGTAAGTACCGTTCAATTTGAAAAAGCATGTACCATAGATCATTCTGTACAACAAAACGCCTACTCTATTTATTGGATTCAAGAAGGAAAAGGAACTTACAATATCGATTTTGAACAATATACTTTTGAAGATAATGTACTATTTTTCTTATCACCCGGACAAGTTTTTACGGTAGATTCCGAGCAAATAAAAACTGCCTATAAATTAACTTTTGTGCGTGATTTTTACTGCATACAAACCCACGATCAAGAAGTGGCTTGTAACGGAATTTTGTTCAACAATATTTACGAAACTCCGTTTGTAAAACCTTGTGAAAAGGACACGGCAAAACTCAATTTTATTCTTGAGAGTTTAATAGAAGAATTTCAGCAAGATGAAACGGCACAATACGATATGTTACAATCTTATTTAAAGCAATTTATTATTTCTGCCGTTCGTGTAAAGAAGGAAAATCATGTAATTAAAGAAGACACCGAAACACGTCTTTTTAAAGATTTTAGTTTGTTGGTAGAACAGAATTTTAGAACCATGCATTCCGTAACCGAATACGCAAACAGATTAGGACTTTCGCCAAAATCGATTAGCAAGCATTTTCAGAAATTGGGCGCAAAAACACCATCAGACTTTATTAAGAATCGTATTTTATTAGAAGCAAAACGTCTATTAATTTATACTGATAAAACGGTAAAAGAAATTGCTTTCGAACTCGGTTTTAACGATCCTGCGTATTTTACACGCTTCTTTACCAAGGCTATTTCTAAATCTCCACTTCAATTTAAAAAGGATTATTAG